In the Malania oleifera isolate guangnan ecotype guangnan chromosome 1, ASM2987363v1, whole genome shotgun sequence genome, one interval contains:
- the LOC131167509 gene encoding uncharacterized protein LOC131167509 isoform X1 — translation MCSCVSHPQLGFFHCKLRSVLLLLSLALTSFLCSGFSPFTFTILVLITSTILITLAKKRNSLADQNAEDVNMLELESEERLCLDELGCDSQEKPAQQSETCQPRDVTSELELSCVMVNENANDQSPVSSDGSSDDDENDDGLIEIALPIPDGDFVDSSEESDRESHSNSRDILPEAGFQQESLMELLAEINEEENLFEIDISPFYDPSNVHDLRLKHD, via the exons ATGTGTTCATGCGTCTCTCATCCTCAGCTTGGTTTTTTTCATTGCAAGCTCAGATCAG TGCTCCTTTTGTTATCTCTAGCTCTCACTAGTTTCCTATGCTCTGGGTTTTCTCCATTCACCTTTACAATTTTAGTATTGATCACATCAACAATACTTATCACACTTGCAAAGAAAAGAAACTCCTTGGCTGATCAGAATGCCGAGGATGTCAACATGCTTGAATTGGAAAGTGAAGAGAGACTATGCCTTGATGAACTTGGCTGTGATTCTCAAGAGAAGCCTGCCCAACAAAGTGAAACTTGTCAGCCTCGTGACGTCACAAGTGAACTTGAGCTCAGTTGTGTTATGGttaatgaaaatgcaaatgatCAGAGCCCAGTGAGCTCCGACGGTTCGTCCGACGACGACGAAAATGATGATGGACTAATTGAGATTGCCCTTCCGATACCCGATGGAGATTTTGTTGATTCTAGTGAAGAATCAGATAGGGAATCACACTCGAATTCGCGGGATATTTTGCCGGAGGCTGGTTTCCAGCAAGAAAGCCTAATGGAGCTCTTAGCTGAGATCAATGAAGAAGAGAACTTGTTTGAGATTGACATTTCTCCATTCTATGATCCATCAAATGTTCATGATTTGAGATTGAAGCATGATTGA
- the LOC131167509 gene encoding uncharacterized protein LOC131167509 isoform X2 — translation MCSCVSHPQLGFFHCKLRSVLITSTILITLAKKRNSLADQNAEDVNMLELESEERLCLDELGCDSQEKPAQQSETCQPRDVTSELELSCVMVNENANDQSPVSSDGSSDDDENDDGLIEIALPIPDGDFVDSSEESDRESHSNSRDILPEAGFQQESLMELLAEINEEENLFEIDISPFYDPSNVHDLRLKHD, via the exons ATGTGTTCATGCGTCTCTCATCCTCAGCTTGGTTTTTTTCATTGCAAGCTCAGATCAG TATTGATCACATCAACAATACTTATCACACTTGCAAAGAAAAGAAACTCCTTGGCTGATCAGAATGCCGAGGATGTCAACATGCTTGAATTGGAAAGTGAAGAGAGACTATGCCTTGATGAACTTGGCTGTGATTCTCAAGAGAAGCCTGCCCAACAAAGTGAAACTTGTCAGCCTCGTGACGTCACAAGTGAACTTGAGCTCAGTTGTGTTATGGttaatgaaaatgcaaatgatCAGAGCCCAGTGAGCTCCGACGGTTCGTCCGACGACGACGAAAATGATGATGGACTAATTGAGATTGCCCTTCCGATACCCGATGGAGATTTTGTTGATTCTAGTGAAGAATCAGATAGGGAATCACACTCGAATTCGCGGGATATTTTGCCGGAGGCTGGTTTCCAGCAAGAAAGCCTAATGGAGCTCTTAGCTGAGATCAATGAAGAAGAGAACTTGTTTGAGATTGACATTTCTCCATTCTATGATCCATCAAATGTTCATGATTTGAGATTGAAGCATGATTGA